From the genome of Negativicoccus succinicivorans, one region includes:
- a CDS encoding response regulator transcription factor, with protein MALIYCVEDDENIRDLMVYALESQQYEVGKFESGEELFAALEEKVPDLVLLDIMLPGDDGLTILRKLRSHAAYDGVMVILVTAKSAEYDVITGLDIGADDYIRKPFGIMEMISRVRAVLRRQGYRAFAGDVYECGPIRLDRKRYRVQVDGEDVTLTAKEFELLAYLLLNKEIVLSREQIMEHVWEITHFIESRTVDMHIMSLRQKLGDAGSMIQTIRGVGYKLGEER; from the coding sequence ATGGCCTTAATTTATTGTGTAGAAGACGATGAAAATATTCGTGACCTCATGGTGTATGCGCTGGAGAGCCAGCAGTATGAAGTCGGCAAATTCGAGTCGGGCGAAGAATTGTTTGCGGCGCTGGAAGAAAAAGTACCGGATCTGGTATTGCTCGATATTATGTTGCCCGGCGACGACGGCTTAACTATTTTGCGCAAATTACGGAGCCATGCGGCGTACGATGGCGTCATGGTGATTTTAGTGACGGCCAAGAGCGCGGAATATGATGTCATCACAGGTCTCGATATCGGCGCGGACGATTACATTCGCAAACCGTTCGGGATTATGGAAATGATTTCCCGCGTGCGCGCCGTATTACGACGCCAGGGCTACCGCGCATTCGCGGGAGATGTGTATGAATGCGGACCGATTCGCTTGGATCGTAAACGCTACCGCGTGCAGGTGGACGGCGAAGACGTGACGCTCACGGCCAAGGAATTTGAATTGCTCGCGTACCTGTTGCTGAATAAAGAAATCGTTCTTTCCCGCGAACAGATTATGGAACACGTTTGGGAAATTACGCATTTCATTGAAAGTCGTACGGTCGACATGCATATTATGAGCTTGCGCCAAAAACTTGGCGACGCGGGAAGCATGATTCAAACGATACGCGGTGTCGGCTACAAACTGGGTGAAGAACGATGA
- a CDS encoding LpxI family protein: MATVGLLAGIGKLPVTFLREAKRLGERVVTIAVVDAVEPELAQESDQFYQIKITKLGSILKTLQREGVTEATMLGKVTKEILYGNLGIPDWRALQFLRRVRDRKDDTIMLALVDELADIGVTVLDQTRYLTPLMPAPQVFTKRQPTAAEWDDIRFGFALAKQIGALDIGQTVVVARQAAMAIEAIEGTDACIMRGCALARQGAVVVKTAKPQQDVRFDVPAIGLTTLHSLLEHKGAVLAIEAQRTLFVEQEEVIALADQKGVAICAVSAESLSR; encoded by the coding sequence ATGGCGACAGTCGGTTTGTTGGCGGGGATCGGCAAATTGCCGGTGACGTTTTTGCGCGAGGCGAAGCGCTTGGGGGAACGTGTCGTGACGATTGCCGTCGTCGATGCGGTAGAACCGGAGTTGGCGCAAGAGTCAGATCAGTTTTATCAGATTAAAATCACGAAACTGGGTTCGATACTGAAAACGCTGCAACGGGAAGGCGTGACTGAGGCGACGATGCTCGGCAAAGTCACCAAAGAAATTTTATATGGTAATTTAGGCATCCCGGATTGGCGCGCGCTGCAATTTTTGCGGCGGGTACGGGATCGTAAAGATGATACGATTATGCTGGCATTGGTTGACGAATTGGCGGACATCGGCGTCACCGTTTTGGATCAGACGCGCTATCTCACGCCGTTGATGCCGGCGCCGCAAGTGTTCACGAAACGGCAGCCGACCGCGGCGGAGTGGGATGATATCCGCTTCGGTTTCGCGTTGGCCAAACAGATCGGGGCGCTCGATATCGGCCAGACGGTTGTCGTCGCGCGCCAAGCCGCGATGGCGATTGAAGCGATCGAAGGCACGGATGCCTGCATTATGCGCGGCTGCGCATTGGCGCGTCAGGGCGCGGTGGTCGTTAAAACGGCGAAACCGCAACAGGACGTGCGTTTTGACGTGCCCGCGATCGGTTTGACAACATTGCATTCGCTTCTGGAACACAAGGGCGCGGTGCTTGCGATTGAGGCGCAACGCACTTTATTTGTGGAGCAGGAAGAAGTCATCGCGCTCGCCGATCAAAAAGGCGTGGCGATCTGCGCTGTTTCCGCGGAGTCGTTGTCCCGATGA
- a CDS encoding sensor histidine kinase, translating to MKKSIYSALVSISIVAVLLTLLASMWFYYSGVRKEAEMHLQQVTTVLADGMRNQPVPVDWLAASVAGIDGMTRVTWIDASGKVRFESAYNADQMENHLEREEVKAALAHGEGASRRESGTLARETSYYALRLDDGSILRTAVDRGSLLAIMQRALPGVLGVLAVILIACFFLAGYLTRHLLQPLRQAGEAVDAMISGQPVPYMLGVPELDPILARTRAQQENISHYIDEINDERSRTRHMMDTLTEGVILLDRGQSILDYNNVTAKIFQLTSDVHGQSAAALDQSSAWLTCIQDAMKTGESSTELTLCERIYRVRARRTESSNDDFTVLLVVRDVTETALAEQRRREFSANVSHELNTPLTSIRGYAELLLNGMYHNADEVKNFARRMIQESNRLLGLIQNIMRLSRIEEANEPYQWQNVSLHYIAEQVTDLLEMQSEKKNIRMQLHGDRGYVFGDARLLFELVLNLADNAVKYNREGGSVDVTIRDGEDDVTLTVKDTGVGIPIEQQNYIFERFYRVEQSRSKETGGSGLGLAIVKHIVALHHGELALTSQPKEGTAITVTLPKKQPDAAETGKTQSADDVTNDGDVSHVVTK from the coding sequence ATGAAAAAAAGCATCTACTCCGCGTTGGTAAGCATCAGCATCGTAGCGGTGCTGTTGACTTTACTGGCAAGCATGTGGTTCTACTATTCCGGCGTCCGTAAAGAAGCGGAAATGCATCTCCAACAGGTTACGACCGTATTGGCGGACGGCATGCGCAATCAACCGGTACCGGTCGACTGGCTGGCGGCATCGGTGGCCGGTATTGACGGCATGACGCGCGTAACTTGGATCGATGCGTCCGGCAAAGTACGTTTTGAATCGGCTTACAACGCGGACCAAATGGAAAATCATCTGGAACGCGAAGAAGTCAAGGCAGCCTTGGCCCACGGCGAAGGCGCGAGCCGCCGGGAATCCGGTACGTTGGCGCGGGAAACTTCGTACTATGCGCTGCGCTTGGACGACGGCTCCATCCTGCGTACAGCGGTGGATCGCGGCAGCTTATTGGCGATTATGCAACGCGCGTTACCGGGCGTTTTAGGTGTACTGGCGGTCATCCTGATCGCTTGCTTCTTCCTGGCCGGTTACTTGACGCGGCATCTTTTGCAACCTTTGCGTCAGGCGGGGGAAGCGGTCGATGCGATGATCTCTGGGCAACCGGTGCCTTATATGCTCGGCGTGCCGGAACTCGATCCCATCTTAGCGAGAACACGTGCGCAGCAGGAAAACATTTCGCATTATATTGATGAAATTAATGACGAGCGTAGCCGCACCCGTCACATGATGGATACGCTTACGGAAGGCGTCATTTTGCTGGATCGCGGACAATCCATCTTGGACTACAACAATGTCACGGCCAAGATCTTCCAATTAACAAGCGATGTGCACGGCCAAAGCGCGGCCGCGTTGGATCAGAGCTCCGCGTGGCTGACCTGCATTCAGGACGCCATGAAAACCGGCGAATCGTCCACCGAGCTTACTTTGTGCGAGCGGATCTATCGCGTGCGCGCCCGCCGCACGGAAAGCAGTAATGATGACTTTACCGTATTGCTGGTCGTTCGCGATGTGACGGAAACCGCCTTGGCGGAACAACGTCGTCGCGAATTTTCGGCGAATGTTTCGCATGAATTGAATACGCCGCTCACTTCGATTCGCGGCTACGCCGAACTGCTTTTGAACGGCATGTATCATAATGCCGACGAAGTGAAGAACTTTGCGCGGCGGATGATTCAGGAATCAAATCGTCTGCTGGGACTCATTCAAAACATCATGCGTCTGTCACGCATTGAAGAGGCGAATGAACCGTATCAATGGCAAAATGTGTCGCTTCACTACATTGCCGAGCAAGTGACCGATCTTTTGGAAATGCAGTCCGAGAAAAAGAACATTCGGATGCAGCTGCACGGTGATCGGGGCTACGTTTTCGGCGACGCCCGTCTGCTCTTTGAGCTCGTCTTGAATTTGGCGGATAACGCGGTCAAATATAATCGCGAAGGCGGCAGCGTGGATGTGACCATCCGAGACGGCGAAGACGACGTTACATTGACGGTAAAAGATACCGGTGTCGGTATTCCCATTGAACAACAGAACTATATTTTTGAACGTTTTTATCGCGTGGAACAAAGTCGCTCGAAAGAGACCGGCGGTTCCGGTTTGGGCTTGGCGATTGTCAAACATATCGTCGCCTTGCACCATGGCGAATTGGCCTTGACGAGTCAGCCGAAGGAGGGCACCGCGATTACGGTAACCTTACCGAAAAAGCAACCCGACGCGGCGGAAACCGGAAAAACGCAAAGCGCTGACGATGTGACGAACGACGGCGACGTTTCCCACGTCGTAACGAAATAA
- the pstA gene encoding phosphate ABC transporter permease PstA, giving the protein MSQRRGEPRGVYEWIVQVAVWLGIALTMSVLVYLLVHILWNGIPFVTADLFAYKYNTSNVSLFPALITTIYLTVGTLLLAIPLGVGTAVYMTEYAQRDSWLVKWVRMASETLAGIPSIVYGLFGFLFFVIFLQLGYSLISGILTMTILVLPFVIKTTEEALLTVPTGLREGSYGLGVGKRDTILKIILPVAGRGIVAGVILAIGRIVGETVALMYTIGTVPEIPSNLMHSGRTMAIHMYALSSEGIHTDKAYATGVILIVVVVLMNEISSLVMNKWRK; this is encoded by the coding sequence ATGAGCCAACGTCGTGGGGAACCGCGCGGCGTCTATGAATGGATCGTACAGGTCGCCGTTTGGCTGGGCATTGCGCTCACGATGAGTGTTTTGGTGTACTTGCTGGTACACATCCTTTGGAACGGTATTCCGTTTGTGACCGCCGATCTGTTTGCTTATAAGTACAATACATCCAACGTTTCGCTCTTTCCGGCATTGATCACGACGATTTACCTGACCGTCGGTACATTGCTTTTGGCGATACCGCTGGGCGTAGGCACCGCCGTATATATGACGGAATACGCGCAACGCGACTCGTGGTTGGTAAAATGGGTTCGGATGGCCAGCGAAACGCTCGCCGGTATTCCTTCCATCGTGTACGGTTTATTCGGTTTTTTGTTTTTCGTTATTTTCTTGCAGCTGGGATACTCTTTGATTTCCGGTATTTTGACAATGACGATCCTCGTGCTTCCCTTTGTCATCAAGACAACGGAAGAAGCTCTTTTGACCGTACCGACCGGTTTGCGCGAAGGCAGCTACGGCTTGGGCGTAGGTAAACGGGACACCATTTTGAAAATTATTTTGCCGGTAGCCGGCCGCGGGATTGTCGCAGGCGTCATCTTGGCGATCGGCCGTATCGTCGGCGAAACGGTCGCATTGATGTACACGATCGGCACCGTACCGGAGATTCCGAGCAACCTGATGCACTCCGGACGAACGATGGCGATTCACATGTACGCGCTTTCCAGTGAAGGGATTCACACGGACAAAGCGTACGCCACCGGCGTTATCTTGATTGTAGTCGTAGTTTTGATGAACGAGATTTCCTCGCTCGTCATGAATAAATGGAGAAAATAG
- the lpxB gene encoding lipid-A-disaccharide synthase, producing MKVFFSAGEASGDLHAAAVARALKERVPALEMQGMGGAEMRAAGVTVVHDIADLGVIGIAEIIRKLPFFFRLRSELVEAIRRQQPDVVVCVDYPGFNMKLAQAVKKELGIPVVYYIAPTIWAWHRSRGKAIARDTAAVASIFPMDVPLYREDGARVEFVGHPLVDLVRPEWSQDETRAYFQMDPAKKQLLLLPGSRRQEVQSLLPTMLTAAELLAKEFPLQCWLPRASTISEAELAPLLAETELDIQMTTSHLHDLMTVCDAALAASGTVTLETALLGLPTVLCYKVAPLTYWLGRRVLQTPHIGLPNIVAGREVIPEFLQQDVTPENLAHAVASWWRDEEASRRLRDDLAMVREKLGAPGAVGRVADLIIRIAEENND from the coding sequence ATGAAAGTATTTTTTTCGGCCGGTGAGGCCTCCGGAGATTTACATGCGGCCGCCGTCGCTCGCGCGCTCAAAGAGCGCGTTCCCGCGCTTGAAATGCAGGGGATGGGCGGCGCGGAAATGCGCGCCGCCGGCGTGACGGTCGTGCATGATATCGCGGACCTGGGGGTGATCGGGATTGCGGAAATTATTCGCAAATTACCGTTTTTCTTTCGGTTGCGTTCGGAACTGGTGGAAGCCATTCGCCGCCAGCAGCCGGATGTGGTCGTCTGCGTGGATTATCCGGGCTTTAATATGAAGCTCGCGCAAGCCGTCAAAAAAGAGCTCGGTATTCCGGTGGTCTACTATATCGCTCCGACGATTTGGGCTTGGCATCGGTCGCGGGGCAAAGCAATTGCGCGGGATACGGCGGCGGTGGCCTCTATTTTTCCGATGGATGTGCCGTTGTATCGGGAAGACGGCGCTCGCGTAGAATTTGTGGGTCATCCGCTGGTGGATTTGGTGCGGCCGGAATGGTCGCAGGATGAAACCCGCGCTTATTTTCAAATGGATCCCGCCAAAAAGCAACTGTTGCTGTTGCCGGGGAGTCGTCGGCAGGAGGTGCAAAGTCTGCTGCCGACCATGCTGACCGCCGCGGAGCTTTTGGCGAAAGAATTTCCGCTCCAATGTTGGTTGCCGCGCGCGAGCACGATTTCCGAGGCGGAGCTTGCGCCGCTTTTGGCCGAGACCGAATTGGATATTCAAATGACGACGTCGCATCTGCATGATTTGATGACGGTATGCGATGCCGCATTGGCCGCCTCCGGAACGGTGACCTTGGAAACCGCGCTGCTCGGATTGCCGACCGTGCTTTGCTATAAAGTGGCGCCGCTTACCTATTGGCTCGGTCGGCGGGTCTTGCAAACCCCGCATATCGGTTTGCCGAATATTGTGGCCGGGCGGGAAGTGATCCCGGAATTTTTGCAGCAGGATGTCACGCCCGAAAACTTGGCGCACGCGGTGGCGTCATGGTGGCGGGATGAGGAAGCATCTCGTCGCCTGCGGGACGATTTAGCCATGGTGCGAGAAAAATTGGGCGCGCCCGGCGCGGTCGGTCGTGTGGCTGACCTTATCATACGAATCGCTGAGGAAAATAATGACTGA
- a CDS encoding pyridoxal phosphate-dependent aminotransferase, which translates to MTISVAAPQAYGKKANDVIFGANDAAVKAAQKYGEEKVTNATIGAILDENEELVCLPTVEKVYRGLSMRDVIQYAPIAGLPDFLTEVQNRCFGAYRPAAEIAAVATAGGTGGIHNTIHNYTEWGDEVLTSDWYWGAYSVLCNDNGRKLRTFRLFTDDLQWNQDDFAQHVEAIAARQDQVLVILNTPAHNPTGYSLSDEDWQQALGTLKEVAARPEKHVILLVDVSYLDFAGDEETSRSFFRHFENLPENLLVVVCYSMSKGFTMYGQRIGAMIGITSSPQIAQEFKDINQYTGRATWSNINRAGMKTLVTISQDAKLLEQFQAEQAEYFALIRDRAALFMQEAAEVELPVLPYRAGFFLSVPSRDSKAVCALMNRDNIFPVPLKAGVRLAVCAVTKAKMPGIATKLKAAWEQVEHA; encoded by the coding sequence ATGACGATAAGTGTAGCAGCACCGCAAGCCTATGGGAAAAAGGCGAATGATGTGATTTTCGGCGCCAATGATGCGGCGGTCAAAGCGGCGCAGAAATATGGTGAAGAAAAAGTAACCAACGCGACCATCGGCGCGATTTTGGACGAGAATGAAGAGTTGGTGTGCCTGCCGACGGTAGAGAAAGTATACCGCGGCCTTTCGATGCGTGACGTGATTCAGTACGCGCCGATCGCGGGTCTGCCGGATTTCCTTACCGAAGTGCAGAACCGTTGCTTCGGCGCGTACCGACCCGCGGCGGAGATCGCGGCGGTGGCCACGGCCGGCGGCACCGGCGGCATTCACAACACCATTCATAATTACACCGAGTGGGGCGATGAAGTGTTGACCAGCGACTGGTACTGGGGCGCGTACAGCGTGCTTTGCAATGACAACGGTCGCAAACTTCGCACCTTCCGCCTGTTTACCGATGATCTGCAATGGAATCAGGACGATTTCGCGCAGCATGTGGAAGCGATCGCGGCGCGTCAGGATCAGGTGCTCGTGATTTTGAACACGCCGGCGCATAATCCGACTGGTTACAGCCTTTCCGACGAAGACTGGCAGCAGGCGTTGGGAACGCTGAAAGAAGTCGCGGCGCGTCCGGAGAAACATGTGATCCTCCTCGTCGATGTGTCGTACCTGGATTTTGCGGGCGATGAAGAAACGTCGCGGAGCTTTTTCCGTCATTTCGAGAATTTGCCGGAAAATTTGCTCGTAGTCGTTTGCTACAGCATGTCCAAAGGATTTACCATGTACGGACAGCGTATCGGCGCGATGATCGGCATCACGTCTTCGCCGCAAATCGCGCAGGAATTTAAAGACATCAATCAATATACCGGTCGGGCGACCTGGTCGAATATCAATCGGGCCGGCATGAAAACGCTGGTTACCATCAGTCAGGACGCGAAACTTTTAGAACAGTTCCAAGCGGAACAGGCGGAATACTTCGCGCTTATCCGTGATCGCGCCGCGCTCTTCATGCAGGAAGCGGCGGAGGTGGAACTGCCGGTTTTACCGTATCGCGCCGGCTTTTTCCTGAGCGTGCCGAGCCGTGATTCGAAAGCGGTGTGCGCGCTGATGAACCGGGATAATATTTTCCCCGTACCGTTGAAAGCCGGTGTGCGTTTGGCGGTGTGCGCGGTCACCAAAGCGAAGATGCCGGGCATTGCGACCAAACTCAAAGCGGCCTGGGAGCAAGTCGAACACGCGTAA
- the fabZ gene encoding 3-hydroxyacyl-ACP dehydratase FabZ, whose amino-acid sequence MKLEVTEIMEILPHRYPMLLVDRMLELEPMKRAVGIKNVTMNDPYFQGHFPGNPIMPGVLLCEAMAQVAGVALLYPEEHRGMTPMFTGMDKVRFRLSVRPGDTFRSEIEILKIKGNVGKIACRGYVGDELAVQGEFMFYLSPKKDDQADQKA is encoded by the coding sequence ATGAAACTTGAAGTTACTGAAATTATGGAAATTTTGCCGCATCGTTACCCCATGTTGCTGGTGGATCGTATGTTAGAATTGGAACCGATGAAACGCGCCGTCGGCATCAAAAATGTGACCATGAACGATCCGTATTTTCAAGGACATTTTCCCGGAAATCCGATTATGCCGGGCGTGCTTTTATGTGAAGCCATGGCGCAAGTCGCCGGCGTAGCTCTGTTATATCCGGAAGAGCATCGCGGCATGACGCCGATGTTCACCGGGATGGATAAAGTTCGCTTTCGTTTGTCGGTGCGGCCGGGAGATACCTTCCGCAGCGAAATCGAAATATTGAAAATCAAAGGAAATGTAGGAAAAATCGCCTGCCGCGGATATGTGGGCGACGAGCTGGCGGTGCAAGGCGAATTCATGTTTTATCTTTCACCCAAGAAAGACGATCAAGCCGATCAAAAAGCATGA
- the pstB gene encoding phosphate ABC transporter ATP-binding protein PstB: protein MSDLAFKVNNLNLYYGEKQALFDVNMEIEERSITALIGPSGCGKSTFLRVLNRMNDLIEGCRITGEVLYRGQNVFDVHDVNQLRRQIGMVFQKPNPFPMSIYDNITFALKSMGIKKKSILDETVERSLKQASIWEEVSDRLHESALALSGGQQQRICIARAIAVDPEVILMDEPTSALDPISTLKIENLIEELKQQYTIVLVTHNMQQAARCSDSTAFFLLGEVIEKDATDVIFTNPKEQRTEDYVTGRFG, encoded by the coding sequence ATGTCCGACTTGGCTTTTAAAGTGAACAACTTAAACCTCTATTATGGGGAAAAACAAGCGCTCTTTGATGTCAATATGGAGATTGAAGAACGCTCGATCACCGCGTTGATCGGACCGTCGGGTTGCGGCAAGTCGACATTCTTGCGCGTTCTTAACCGTATGAATGATTTGATTGAAGGCTGCCGGATCACCGGCGAAGTATTGTATCGCGGGCAAAATGTATTTGATGTGCACGATGTCAATCAACTGCGCAGGCAGATCGGGATGGTATTCCAAAAGCCGAACCCGTTCCCGATGAGCATTTATGATAACATCACGTTTGCGCTGAAATCGATGGGGATCAAAAAGAAATCGATTTTGGATGAAACGGTGGAACGCAGTTTGAAACAGGCTTCCATTTGGGAGGAAGTCAGCGACCGTCTGCATGAAAGCGCGCTCGCTCTTTCCGGCGGGCAACAGCAACGTATTTGCATCGCTCGCGCGATTGCGGTCGATCCCGAAGTCATTCTCATGGATGAACCGACGTCCGCGCTCGATCCGATTTCCACATTGAAAATCGAAAACCTGATTGAAGAATTGAAACAGCAATACACCATCGTCCTGGTTACGCACAATATGCAACAGGCGGCGCGTTGCTCAGACTCGACGGCGTTTTTCCTGTTGGGTGAAGTCATTGAAAAAGATGCGACGGATGTCATCTTTACGAACCCCAAGGAACAGCGCACGGAAGATTATGTAACCGGACGTTTCGGTTGA
- the lpxC gene encoding UDP-3-O-acyl-N-acetylglucosamine deacetylase, with product MSLQQTIAKKVTYSGIGLHSGQPVRLSFVPAPADSGIRFRRTDISENDTVAAQIRYVTNTMRATTLENGAVMVTTVEHVLSAIRALEIDNIIVELDSVEPPVGDGSAAVFVGLLDEAGIVTQDAERRYLPVTKSVGVYDTPNDRFIVALPYDGFRVTFLAEKEDHPLLRLQAMDIEITTENYRNSIMRARTIGFTEELEQLRKMGLGRGGTLENAVVYSPTEVLSELRYPDEVVRHKILDVIGDLALAGPLKAHIIARKSGHQLNTELARRLVESVAKEDPV from the coding sequence ATGAGTTTACAACAGACAATCGCCAAAAAAGTGACCTACTCGGGGATCGGTTTGCACTCTGGGCAACCGGTGCGGCTTTCGTTTGTTCCCGCGCCGGCGGATAGCGGGATTCGGTTTCGCCGCACGGACATCTCGGAAAATGATACGGTCGCCGCGCAGATTCGTTATGTGACGAATACGATGCGGGCGACGACACTCGAAAACGGAGCGGTCATGGTGACTACCGTCGAGCATGTCCTGAGCGCGATTCGGGCGCTGGAGATCGATAATATCATCGTGGAACTGGACTCGGTAGAACCGCCGGTCGGCGACGGCAGCGCGGCGGTATTCGTGGGCCTGTTGGATGAAGCGGGTATTGTGACGCAGGACGCGGAACGCCGCTATTTACCCGTGACAAAAAGTGTCGGCGTGTACGATACGCCGAATGATCGATTTATTGTCGCGTTGCCGTATGACGGTTTTCGCGTTACCTTCCTGGCCGAAAAAGAAGACCATCCGTTACTGCGGCTGCAGGCGATGGATATTGAAATCACGACGGAAAATTACCGTAACAGCATTATGCGGGCGCGCACGATCGGTTTTACGGAAGAGCTGGAGCAACTGCGTAAGATGGGGCTGGGACGCGGCGGGACGCTGGAAAACGCCGTGGTGTATTCGCCGACGGAAGTGCTTTCCGAATTGCGGTATCCGGATGAAGTAGTGCGCCACAAGATTCTCGATGTGATCGGTGATCTGGCCTTGGCGGGGCCGTTGAAAGCGCATATCATTGCGCGCAAGTCCGGTCATCAACTGAATACGGAGCTGGCTCGCCGTTTGGTCGAGTCGGTCGCAAAGGAGGATCCGGTATGA
- the lpxA gene encoding acyl-ACP--UDP-N-acetylglucosamine O-acyltransferase, producing MGLQLVEKHEPNIHETAVVDPSAVLHSNVEIGPYAVIGADTVIGEGTRIDAHVVIHPYTTIGKYCHIYPGASIGSDPQDLKFEGERSTTSIGDYTDIREFVTVSRATGEGQETHVGSHCLLQAYTHVAHNCNVGNHVVISSFAGLAGHVVVEDRAVIGGMAGVHQFVKIGRNCMIGAMTKVVQDVPPFVIADGNPARVVGLNSVGMARSGISADVKRDLKRAYRLLYRSNLRLSEAISEMEHELDASEEVEHMLRFLRNCERGICRVRRE from the coding sequence ATGGGATTACAACTTGTAGAAAAGCATGAACCGAATATTCACGAAACGGCGGTAGTCGATCCGAGCGCGGTTCTGCACAGTAACGTAGAAATCGGACCGTACGCCGTGATCGGCGCGGATACGGTGATCGGAGAAGGCACGCGTATTGATGCGCATGTCGTCATTCATCCGTACACCACGATCGGCAAATATTGCCACATTTACCCCGGCGCCTCGATCGGCAGCGATCCGCAGGATTTGAAATTCGAAGGGGAACGCAGCACGACCTCCATCGGCGATTATACGGACATTCGCGAATTCGTGACCGTCAGCCGCGCGACCGGTGAAGGACAGGAAACGCACGTCGGTTCGCATTGCCTTTTGCAGGCGTATACGCATGTCGCGCATAACTGCAATGTGGGTAACCATGTAGTGATCAGCAGCTTCGCAGGTCTGGCGGGCCATGTAGTCGTCGAAGACCGCGCTGTCATCGGCGGTATGGCCGGTGTTCATCAGTTTGTGAAAATCGGTCGTAACTGCATGATCGGCGCTATGACCAAAGTAGTTCAGGATGTGCCGCCGTTCGTGATCGCGGACGGTAATCCGGCGCGCGTTGTCGGACTGAACAGTGTCGGCATGGCGCGTAGCGGTATTTCCGCCGACGTCAAACGCGACTTGAAACGCGCGTACCGACTTTTATATCGTTCCAATCTGCGCCTTTCGGAAGCGATTTCTGAAATGGAACACGAATTGGACGCGTCCGAAGAAGTGGAACACATGTTACGCTTCCTGCGTAATTGCGAGCGCGGTATTTGCCGTGTGCGCCGCGAATAG
- a CDS encoding phosphate signaling complex PhoU family protein, protein MVRIRLERELNELRNDIITVGSWTDDVLQMASTIFQDGDSVPYKEVDEAVRRIVSAKRKLEENCLRLLASEQPLASDFRLVSAIFKMASHIKRIGELAGALVELADESEMRSDPAWDILEDMLAEGRDMLHSALRSLVRFDTDLAQSTIDRDAIVDQLFRKLREEIIQELREGDSPDPLLPDALLMGKFLEKIGDHAASSAEWVLFAIGDRRE, encoded by the coding sequence GTGGTCAGAATCCGATTAGAACGCGAACTCAACGAGTTGCGTAACGACATCATTACGGTCGGCAGCTGGACGGATGATGTGTTGCAAATGGCATCGACTATTTTCCAAGACGGCGACAGCGTTCCGTACAAGGAAGTCGATGAGGCCGTGCGTCGTATCGTTTCCGCCAAACGCAAGCTGGAGGAAAACTGTTTGCGGCTTTTGGCAAGCGAACAGCCGTTGGCGTCTGATTTCCGACTGGTGTCGGCGATCTTTAAAATGGCGTCCCATATTAAACGTATCGGGGAACTCGCCGGCGCGTTGGTGGAACTTGCCGACGAAAGTGAAATGCGTTCGGACCCGGCATGGGATATTTTGGAAGATATGCTTGCCGAAGGGCGCGACATGTTGCACAGCGCGTTGCGCTCGCTGGTCCGCTTTGATACGGACCTGGCGCAGAGCACGATTGATCGGGATGCCATTGTCGATCAGCTGTTTCGCAAGCTGCGCGAAGAAATCATTCAAGAATTGCGGGAAGGCGACTCGCCGGACCCCTTGCTGCCCGATGCATTGTTGATGGGAAAATTCTTGGAGAAGATCGGCGACCACGCCGCGTCCTCCGCGGAATGGGTTTTATTTGCCATCGGTGATCGGCGGGAGTGA